From the Xyrauchen texanus isolate HMW12.3.18 chromosome 37, RBS_HiC_50CHRs, whole genome shotgun sequence genome, one window contains:
- the LOC127630823 gene encoding UPF0688 protein C1orf174 homolog, with product MKANKTVAESHRRLGYDAVSLNTPDEKSSFKRAERSRVLRGLVQRSVSGIVSASGTRHMAGDGGQAKRLPKRPFHSEGDENSSATMNENVKIHSGKQTPSEAHGGKENSAFNSTCLTYCHTSGPAEAKMNQTVIHGSRVDPSIFFDEDSNHIFPVEQFFGNLDVVEDYPRRTPGSKRISRREYRRMHYYAKEDSEDEQL from the exons ATGAAGGCGAATAAG ACTGTCGCTGAAAGCCACAGACGGCTTGGGTACGACGCTGTCTCTTTAAACACTCCCGATGAGAAAAGTTCATTCAAG CGAGCGGAGAGGAGTAGAGTTCTGCGTGGTTTGGTGCAGAGATCAGTGTCTGGTATCGTGAGCGCAAGCGGAACGCGGCATATGGCTGGCGACGGCGGGCAGGCCAAACGTCTCCCAAAAAGACCGTTTCACAGCGAGGGAGACGAAAACTCGAGCGCGACAATGAATGAAAACGTCAAAATTCACTCTGGGAAACAGACTCCGTCCGAAGCTCATGGCGGGAAGGAGAACTCTGCTTTTAATTCTACCTGTTTGACGTACTGCCACACGAGCGGACCTGCAGAGGCGAAGATGAACCAGACGGTCATTCACGGCTCGCGAGTGGACCCGAGCATATTCTTCGACGAGGACAGCAATCACATTTTCCCCGTGGAGCAATTCTTTGGGAACCTGGATGTTGTTGAG GATTACCCACGCAGAACCCCAGGCAGCAAGAGAATTAGTCGGAGAGAATACCGGAGAATGCATTATTATGCCAAAGAGGACAGTGAAGACGAGCAGCTATGA